The following are from one region of the Rhizobium sullae genome:
- the fmt gene encoding methionyl-tRNA formyltransferase, translating to MSLRIIFMGTPEFSVLTLRELADAGHQIVAVYTQPPRPGGRRGLDLQKSPVHQAAELLGLSVFTPVNFKEPEERERFRALNADVAVVVAYGLLLPEAILNGTRNGCYNGHASLLPRWRGAAPIQRAIMAGDEKTGMMVMKMDKGLDTGPVALTREVEIGPNMTAGELHDKLMYVGAKAIAEAMVKLEMDDLPLTPQPEEGVLYAAKIDKGETRIDFGRDAKDVHNHIRGLSPFPGAWFEIGIGGKPERVKVLGSMPAEGQGNPGEVLTDDLVVACGSGAVRLTKLQKAGGKPLAAADFLRGTPLAMGTRLS from the coding sequence ATGTCGCTTCGCATCATTTTCATGGGAACGCCGGAGTTCTCGGTCCTGACCCTGCGCGAGTTGGCGGATGCGGGGCATCAGATCGTTGCGGTCTATACGCAGCCGCCGCGGCCGGGCGGACGGCGCGGTCTCGACCTGCAGAAGTCGCCGGTGCATCAGGCCGCCGAACTGCTCGGCCTGTCGGTCTTCACACCGGTCAATTTCAAGGAGCCGGAAGAACGGGAGCGCTTCCGGGCGCTCAATGCGGATGTGGCGGTTGTCGTCGCCTATGGGCTGCTGCTGCCGGAGGCGATTTTGAACGGAACGCGCAACGGCTGCTACAATGGCCATGCCTCGCTGCTGCCGCGCTGGCGCGGCGCAGCACCCATCCAGAGAGCGATCATGGCAGGCGACGAAAAGACCGGCATGATGGTAATGAAGATGGACAAGGGGCTCGATACCGGCCCCGTCGCGTTGACCCGCGAAGTCGAGATCGGACCGAACATGACGGCCGGTGAACTGCATGACAAGCTGATGTACGTCGGCGCCAAGGCCATCGCTGAAGCTATGGTCAAGCTCGAAATGGACGACCTGCCGCTGACGCCGCAGCCGGAAGAGGGAGTCCTCTATGCCGCGAAGATCGACAAGGGCGAGACGCGGATCGACTTCGGCAGGGATGCAAAGGACGTTCACAATCATATCCGCGGACTGTCGCCATTTCCGGGTGCCTGGTTCGAGATAGGGATCGGCGGCAAGCCGGAGCGGGTGAAGGTGTTGGGTTCGATGCCTGCCGAAGGGCAGGGGAACCCCGGAGAGGTGCTGACGGACGATCTGGTGGTTGCCTGCGGTTCCGGCGCGGTACGGCTGACGAAGCTGCAGAAGGCCGGCGGCAAGCCGCTCGCCGCCGCCGATTTCCTGCGCGGGACGCCGCTTGCTATGGGCACGAGGCTTTCCTGA
- the dapE gene encoding succinyl-diaminopimelate desuccinylase, whose amino-acid sequence MTATDPVANLQTLIRCPSVTPAEGGALSALDTMLSPLGFTVDKVKATEAGTPDIENLYARLGGDGPHLMFAGHTDVVPVGDEAAWTHPPFAAEIAGGELFGRGAVDMKGGIACFVAAVSRYVEKHGNPKGSISFLITGDEEGPAINGTIKLLQWATERGERWDACLVGEPTNPDALGDMIKIGRRGSLSGKITVHGVQGHAAYPHLADNPVRGMLQLTSALMDPPFDKGTENFQPSNLEVTTIDVGNPATNVIPAKATASFNVRFNDTWTVDTLQVEILRRLDVAAKDGVLRPGREPVRYDIVWADRPSHVFLTHNNALIASLSSAVESIAGKAPKLSTTGGTSDARFIKDYCPVVEFGLVGQTMHMVDERVTVSDLETLTQIYEAFIERWFVNAGA is encoded by the coding sequence ATGACCGCCACCGATCCCGTCGCCAATCTTCAGACGCTCATCCGCTGCCCCTCCGTGACGCCTGCCGAAGGCGGCGCGCTTTCTGCGCTCGACACCATGCTCTCGCCTCTGGGTTTTACGGTGGACAAGGTGAAAGCGACGGAAGCCGGCACGCCCGACATCGAAAACCTTTACGCGCGACTGGGCGGTGATGGCCCGCATCTGATGTTCGCGGGACACACGGACGTCGTCCCGGTTGGCGACGAAGCCGCATGGACGCATCCGCCCTTCGCCGCCGAGATTGCTGGCGGCGAGCTCTTCGGCCGTGGCGCGGTCGACATGAAGGGCGGGATCGCCTGCTTCGTGGCAGCCGTTTCCCGGTACGTCGAAAAACATGGAAATCCAAAGGGCTCGATCTCCTTCCTGATCACCGGCGATGAAGAAGGCCCGGCGATCAACGGCACGATCAAACTCCTGCAATGGGCGACAGAACGCGGCGAGCGCTGGGATGCCTGCCTCGTCGGCGAGCCAACCAATCCGGATGCCCTCGGCGACATGATCAAGATCGGCCGCCGAGGTTCACTCTCCGGCAAGATCACCGTGCACGGCGTTCAGGGCCACGCCGCCTATCCGCACCTTGCAGACAATCCGGTACGCGGCATGCTGCAGCTCACCAGCGCATTGATGGATCCCCCCTTCGACAAAGGAACGGAGAACTTCCAACCGTCGAATCTCGAAGTGACGACCATCGATGTGGGCAATCCGGCCACCAATGTCATTCCGGCGAAGGCAACGGCGAGCTTCAACGTCCGCTTCAACGACACCTGGACGGTTGACACGTTACAGGTGGAAATCCTCCGTCGTCTTGACGTCGCTGCCAAGGACGGCGTGTTGCGCCCCGGCCGTGAGCCGGTAAGATATGACATCGTCTGGGCCGACCGGCCGAGCCATGTCTTCCTCACCCACAACAACGCACTGATTGCATCCCTCTCCTCCGCCGTGGAAAGCATTGCCGGCAAGGCACCGAAGCTTTCGACCACCGGCGGCACGTCGGACGCGCGTTTCATCAAGGATTATTGCCCGGTCGTCGAATTCGGGCTCGTCGGGCAGACCATGCACATGGTCGATGAACGCGTTACCGTTTCCGATCTCGAAACGCTGACGCAGATCTATGAAGCCTTTATCGAGCGCTGGTTTGTGAATGCCGGGGCTTAG
- the truA gene encoding tRNA pseudouridine(38-40) synthase TruA gives MPRYRMTVEYDGRAYVGWQRQENGPSAQGAIEKAILSASGETVSIRGAGRTDSGVHAMGQVIHADLAKEWSPFKLQNALNAHLKLAGEAVSILDVTVASEFFDARFSALRRHYLYRIVSRRAPLALEAGKAWWVPKALDHEVMHAAAQILVGKHDFSTFRSAHCQANSPVRTLDRLDVTRNGELIEIRATAQSFLHNQIRSFAGTLKLAGEGKWTPEDVRAALEARDRKACGPVAPPEGLYFMQVDYPAVIIDRRKRTEENGDDDLS, from the coding sequence ATGCCGCGCTACCGCATGACGGTCGAATATGACGGCCGCGCCTATGTCGGCTGGCAACGGCAGGAAAACGGGCCGTCGGCACAGGGGGCGATCGAGAAGGCGATCCTGTCGGCGAGCGGCGAGACGGTGTCGATCCGCGGTGCGGGTCGCACGGATTCCGGCGTGCATGCAATGGGGCAGGTGATCCACGCCGATCTCGCGAAGGAATGGTCGCCCTTCAAGTTGCAGAATGCGCTGAACGCCCATCTGAAGCTTGCCGGCGAGGCCGTCTCGATTCTCGACGTGACGGTGGCGAGCGAATTCTTCGACGCCCGCTTCTCGGCGCTCCGGCGGCATTATCTCTACCGCATCGTCAGCCGCCGCGCGCCGCTGGCGCTCGAAGCGGGCAAGGCCTGGTGGGTGCCAAAGGCGCTCGATCATGAGGTGATGCACGCGGCCGCCCAGATCCTGGTCGGCAAGCATGATTTTTCCACCTTCCGCTCCGCGCACTGCCAGGCAAACAGCCCGGTCCGCACGCTCGACCGGCTCGACGTGACGCGGAACGGCGAACTCATCGAAATCCGCGCAACGGCGCAGAGCTTCCTGCACAACCAGATCCGCTCCTTCGCTGGAACGCTGAAGCTCGCGGGAGAAGGCAAGTGGACGCCGGAGGATGTGCGTGCCGCGCTCGAAGCACGGGACCGCAAGGCCTGCGGTCCGGTCGCCCCGCCGGAGGGGCTTTATTTCATGCAGGTCGATTATCCGGCGGTGATCATCGACCGGCGCAAGCGGACGGAAGAAAATGGTGATGACGATCTGTCATGA
- a CDS encoding LOG family protein: MVKGKNGKPRRKDGVWAPLKSSEIDRHRALAVPKTPQTLSPSYRLAYADDDFLCREELRPIRLQLELLKVEMMLTERGIKSTVVLFGGARIPAPGQSAWAARNDIQRANLEAASIYYDEARKFARLCSKYSAGFDFHEYVIVTGGGPGVMEAGNRGAADEGAPSIGLNIVLPHEQAPNAYVTPELSFNFHYFAIRKMHFMVRAKAIAVFPGGFGTLDEFFECLTLIQTGRMEKMPLILFGEKFWRSIVNFEALAEFGTIAPDDVKLISFVDSADAAWKIIQDFYEHES; this comes from the coding sequence ATGGTGAAGGGAAAGAATGGCAAGCCCAGGCGCAAGGATGGAGTCTGGGCTCCGCTGAAATCGAGCGAGATCGACAGGCATCGCGCACTGGCCGTGCCGAAGACGCCGCAAACGCTTTCTCCTTCCTATCGCCTCGCCTATGCAGACGACGACTTTCTCTGCCGCGAGGAATTGCGGCCGATCCGTCTCCAACTGGAACTCCTCAAAGTCGAGATGATGCTGACGGAGCGCGGCATCAAATCCACCGTGGTCTTGTTCGGCGGCGCGCGTATTCCCGCCCCTGGCCAGAGCGCATGGGCAGCCCGCAACGACATCCAGCGTGCGAATCTGGAGGCAGCCTCCATCTACTATGACGAGGCACGCAAATTCGCCCGGCTATGCTCAAAATATTCCGCCGGCTTCGATTTCCATGAGTATGTGATCGTCACGGGCGGCGGTCCGGGCGTCATGGAAGCGGGAAACCGCGGAGCGGCCGATGAAGGCGCCCCCTCGATCGGCCTCAATATCGTGCTGCCGCACGAGCAGGCCCCAAACGCCTATGTGACGCCGGAGCTCAGCTTCAATTTCCATTATTTCGCGATCCGCAAGATGCATTTCATGGTGCGGGCGAAAGCGATCGCGGTATTTCCGGGAGGGTTCGGAACCCTCGACGAATTCTTCGAATGCCTGACGCTGATCCAGACGGGACGCATGGAAAAGATGCCGCTCATTCTCTTCGGCGAGAAGTTCTGGCGCAGCATCGTCAATTTCGAGGCACTTGCCGAATTCGGCACGATCGCGCCTGACGACGTGAAGCTGATC
- a CDS encoding ribokinase: MITVFGSINMDLIATTDRLPKPGETVAGNGFATAAGGKGANQALAARRAGRVVHMVGAVGKDEFAAPALALLDQAGTRLAGVKHVEGPTGTALILVGGDGENMIAVVPGANGTITAGDADAAIGAMSKGDILMLQFEVPAPAVERALTAAKVKGVTTVLNLAPLIADAPRLGRLADIVIANETEFERLAGQDNMSTADRETALRRLHEETGQTLIVTLGADGVIAIRDGVVTRAKGLKIEPVDTVGAGDTFCGYFAASLDEGLDFEASLRRAAIAGSLACLKAGAQPSIPLSAEVANKI; this comes from the coding sequence ATGATCACAGTTTTCGGCTCCATCAACATGGACCTCATCGCCACGACCGATCGCCTGCCGAAGCCCGGCGAAACGGTGGCCGGCAACGGCTTTGCAACGGCGGCCGGCGGCAAGGGAGCCAACCAGGCATTGGCCGCGCGACGTGCCGGCCGAGTGGTCCATATGGTGGGCGCAGTCGGCAAGGATGAATTCGCTGCTCCGGCGCTTGCGCTTCTCGATCAGGCAGGCACCCGCCTTGCGGGCGTCAAGCATGTCGAAGGGCCGACCGGAACAGCGCTGATTCTTGTTGGTGGAGACGGCGAGAACATGATCGCCGTCGTGCCGGGCGCAAACGGGACTATCACGGCTGGGGACGCCGATGCGGCAATCGGCGCCATGAGCAAAGGCGATATCCTGATGCTGCAGTTCGAGGTGCCGGCGCCGGCGGTTGAGCGTGCGCTAACCGCAGCCAAGGTCAAGGGCGTCACGACCGTCCTCAATCTCGCCCCGCTTATTGCGGACGCCCCACGGCTCGGGCGTCTCGCCGATATCGTCATTGCCAACGAGACGGAGTTCGAGCGGCTTGCCGGCCAGGACAACATGAGCACAGCTGACCGCGAAACGGCGTTAAGGCGCCTGCACGAAGAGACCGGACAGACATTGATCGTGACGCTCGGCGCAGACGGCGTGATCGCAATCCGGGATGGTGTCGTTACACGAGCGAAGGGACTGAAAATCGAGCCGGTGGATACCGTCGGCGCTGGCGATACGTTCTGCGGCTACTTTGCCGCAAGCCTCGATGAAGGCCTCGACTTCGAGGCTTCGCTGCGCCGGGCCGCCATCGCCGGCTCGCTGGCCTGCCTCAAGGCTGGAGCACAGCCATCCATTCCCTTGTCCGCCGAAGTCGCAAACAAGATATAA
- a CDS encoding globin-coupled sensor protein, with amino-acid sequence MTSQQSANALKQRLDFIELDSEARRTIRELRPVIGELIGGALDKFYGKIARTPAVAGFFSDKAHIGGAKKRQEDHWANLAGGNFDESYVNGVTAVGSAHARIGLEPRWYIGGYAIVIAELVKGIMEKQWPSRFGRQQGKALAEKLTSVIKASMLDMDYSISVYLDALEEKRRKLEEERAKAEADQAIALEHLRRGLEALSKGDLEATLPANLPANFRHMAEDYNRAAAALRASFASVRNSSGEILSGTDVISKATDDLAMRTAQQAAGIEESSAALQQLSVSVGQTAANAEKASGAVRETQEKAKSSGDLVTSAVSAMAGIEKSSAEIAKIIGVIDEIAFQTNLLALNAGVEAARAGEAGKGFAVVAQEVRQLAQRTADAAKEIKNLISESSIQVNEGVGIVSSTGEALSDMISRIDIINRFVADIAAAARDQATGVNEVSIAIRNMDTITQQNSSMVERTSAETRHLRAEVDTLVALLQRFNIRSQERQAPASRRAA; translated from the coding sequence ATGACCAGCCAGCAATCCGCAAATGCCCTCAAGCAGCGCCTCGATTTCATCGAACTCGATAGCGAGGCGCGCAGGACGATACGCGAGTTGCGGCCGGTGATCGGCGAACTGATCGGCGGCGCACTGGATAAGTTCTATGGAAAGATCGCTAGGACGCCCGCGGTCGCCGGCTTCTTTTCTGACAAGGCACATATCGGCGGTGCCAAGAAGCGCCAGGAGGATCACTGGGCAAACCTCGCCGGGGGCAATTTCGATGAAAGCTATGTGAATGGCGTTACCGCCGTCGGCAGCGCCCATGCCCGGATCGGGCTCGAACCGCGCTGGTATATCGGCGGTTATGCGATCGTCATCGCGGAACTCGTCAAAGGCATTATGGAAAAGCAGTGGCCGTCACGCTTCGGCCGTCAGCAGGGCAAGGCGCTTGCCGAAAAGCTCACGTCGGTCATCAAGGCCAGTATGCTCGATATGGATTATTCGATCTCTGTCTATCTCGATGCGCTGGAAGAGAAGCGGCGCAAGCTTGAAGAGGAGCGAGCCAAGGCCGAAGCCGATCAGGCGATTGCGCTCGAGCACCTGCGCCGCGGCTTGGAAGCTCTTTCAAAGGGCGATCTCGAAGCAACGTTGCCGGCCAATCTGCCGGCCAATTTTCGGCACATGGCGGAGGATTATAACCGCGCCGCCGCGGCCCTTCGCGCCTCCTTCGCATCGGTGCGCAACAGTTCCGGCGAAATCTTGAGCGGCACGGACGTAATTTCCAAGGCGACCGACGATCTGGCGATGCGCACGGCGCAGCAGGCGGCCGGCATTGAGGAGAGCTCCGCTGCGCTCCAGCAGCTCTCCGTCAGTGTTGGCCAGACCGCAGCAAACGCTGAGAAGGCATCCGGTGCGGTGCGCGAGACGCAGGAGAAGGCGAAGAGCTCAGGGGATCTCGTGACAAGCGCGGTGTCGGCCATGGCGGGCATCGAGAAGTCGTCTGCCGAGATAGCCAAGATCATCGGCGTCATTGACGAAATCGCCTTCCAGACGAACCTTCTGGCACTTAACGCCGGCGTTGAGGCCGCGCGTGCCGGCGAGGCGGGCAAGGGCTTTGCCGTCGTCGCACAGGAAGTGCGTCAGCTCGCGCAGCGCACTGCCGATGCAGCCAAGGAGATCAAGAACCTGATCTCGGAAAGCTCCATCCAGGTGAACGAAGGCGTCGGCATCGTCAGCAGTACCGGCGAGGCACTTAGCGATATGATCAGCCGCATCGACATCATCAACCGCTTCGTCGCAGATATCGCAGCGGCGGCGCGTGATCAGGCGACAGGTGTCAACGAGGTCAGCATTGCGATCCGCAACATGGACACGATCACGCAGCAGAACTCGAGCATGGTAGAACGTACCTCGGCAGAGACACGTCACCTGCGCGCGGAGGTTGATACCCTCGTGGCGCTGCTGCAGCGCTTCAATATCCGCTCGCAGGAGCGCCAGGCGCCGGCATCCCGCCGCGCAGCCTGA
- a CDS encoding DNA recombination protein RmuC: MNNATDSLTISLAGLSPVILALAGGAIAVVVVVLVFLLFRNGNLRREQNEEAAIRAAEADARMSELLKIQAEMKGRISTMAEVFGTRQAELNQAIGQRLDGMSQRVNTTISEQTKSTHENLQRLQERLAVIDAAQNNIQTLAKDVVGLQAILSNKQTRGAFGQSRMETIVADGLPMGAYAFQQTLSNGSRPDCTVRMPNSAPPLVIDAKFPLEAWNAIRDAGNPDATKLASQQFRRDMEIHIRDISEKYLIQGETQETAFLFVPSESIFAEIHENFEPIVQKAHRSRIVIVSPSLLMLSIQVIQAVLKDQRMQAQAHVIQGEVAILMDDLGRLDERVRKLQTHFSQAQRDIDQIITSTDKLSKRGAKIEALEFEGGGALKEERESGPPAKSVESRTGLLKLRVVDEE, translated from the coding sequence ATGAACAACGCTACCGACTCGCTGACGATTTCGCTCGCAGGGCTCAGCCCCGTCATCCTTGCTCTTGCCGGCGGCGCTATTGCGGTTGTTGTCGTGGTGCTCGTGTTTTTGCTGTTCAGGAACGGCAATCTCCGCCGCGAGCAGAATGAGGAGGCAGCGATCCGGGCCGCGGAAGCCGATGCCCGGATGTCCGAGCTTCTGAAGATCCAGGCCGAGATGAAGGGACGCATCTCGACGATGGCTGAGGTCTTCGGCACACGTCAGGCCGAACTCAACCAAGCAATCGGTCAGCGCCTCGACGGCATGTCGCAACGCGTTAACACGACAATCAGCGAACAGACGAAATCGACGCACGAGAACCTTCAGCGACTGCAGGAACGGCTTGCCGTCATCGATGCGGCTCAGAACAACATCCAGACACTGGCGAAAGACGTCGTCGGGCTTCAGGCTATCCTCTCCAACAAGCAAACGCGCGGCGCCTTCGGCCAGTCCCGCATGGAGACAATCGTCGCCGACGGCCTGCCGATGGGTGCCTATGCTTTCCAGCAGACGCTTTCAAACGGCTCGCGGCCGGACTGCACCGTGCGCATGCCGAACAGTGCACCGCCCCTGGTCATCGATGCCAAATTTCCTCTCGAAGCATGGAATGCCATTCGCGACGCGGGCAATCCGGACGCCACCAAACTTGCCTCGCAACAATTCCGCCGCGACATGGAAATCCATATCCGCGATATCTCGGAGAAGTATCTTATCCAAGGTGAGACACAGGAGACGGCATTTCTCTTCGTTCCTTCGGAATCGATCTTCGCTGAAATCCACGAGAATTTCGAGCCGATCGTCCAGAAAGCGCATCGTTCCCGCATCGTCATCGTTTCGCCTTCGCTGCTGATGCTGTCGATCCAGGTCATCCAAGCCGTTTTGAAGGATCAGCGCATGCAGGCGCAAGCGCACGTCATCCAGGGTGAGGTAGCAATCCTGATGGATGATCTCGGGCGGCTTGATGAGCGCGTTCGCAAACTGCAGACTCATTTTTCCCAGGCACAGCGGGATATTGATCAGATCATCACATCCACTGACAAGCTCTCCAAACGCGGCGCAAAAATCGAAGCGCTGGAATTCGAGGGCGGAGGAGCACTCAAGGAGGAACGTGAAAGCGGACCTCCGGCAAAGTCGGTCGAGAGCCGCACCGGGCTTCTTAAACTCCGGGTGGTTGACGAAGAGTGA
- the dapD gene encoding 2,3,4,5-tetrahydropyridine-2,6-dicarboxylate N-succinyltransferase — MSATNLASLEKTIEAAFDNRENVNASTKGEVREAVEAALELLDGGKVRVAERGADGIWTINQWLKKAVLLSFRLNDMEVVKGGSGNSTWWDKVPSKFEGWGENQYRAAGFRAVPNCVVRRSAHIAKNVVLMPSFVNLGAYVDEGTMVDTWATVGSCAQIGKHVHLSGGVGIGGVLEPMQAGPTIIEDNCFIGARSEVVEGCIIREGSVLGMGVFIGKSTKIVDRTTGEVMYGEVPPYSVVVAGSMPSVNKTMANGQPAPHLYCAVIVKRVDERTRSKTGINELLRD, encoded by the coding sequence ATGAGCGCCACCAACCTCGCATCCCTCGAAAAGACCATCGAAGCGGCCTTCGACAACCGCGAAAACGTGAACGCGTCAACGAAAGGCGAAGTTCGCGAAGCTGTCGAGGCAGCGCTCGAACTCCTCGACGGTGGCAAGGTTCGCGTCGCCGAGCGCGGCGCCGATGGCATCTGGACGATCAATCAGTGGCTCAAGAAAGCCGTCCTGCTTTCCTTCCGCCTGAACGACATGGAAGTCGTCAAGGGCGGTTCCGGCAATTCCACCTGGTGGGACAAGGTGCCCTCCAAGTTCGAAGGCTGGGGCGAGAACCAGTACCGTGCCGCGGGCTTCCGCGCCGTTCCGAACTGCGTCGTCCGCCGCTCGGCCCACATCGCCAAGAACGTCGTGCTGATGCCCTCCTTCGTCAATCTCGGTGCCTATGTCGATGAAGGCACGATGGTCGATACCTGGGCCACCGTCGGTTCCTGCGCGCAGATCGGCAAACATGTGCATCTATCCGGTGGCGTCGGCATCGGCGGCGTGCTGGAGCCGATGCAGGCCGGCCCGACGATCATCGAAGACAACTGCTTCATCGGCGCCCGCTCGGAGGTCGTCGAAGGCTGCATCATCCGCGAAGGCTCGGTGCTCGGCATGGGCGTCTTTATCGGCAAGTCGACCAAGATCGTCGATCGCACCACCGGGGAAGTCATGTACGGCGAAGTGCCGCCCTATTCCGTCGTCGTTGCGGGTTCCATGCCGAGTGTCAACAAGACCATGGCAAACGGCCAGCCTGCGCCGCATCTCTATTGCGCCGTGATCGTCAAGCGCGTCGACGAACGGACCCGCTCGAAGACCGGCATCAATGAATTGCTGCGCGACTAA
- the def gene encoding peptide deformylase, with amino-acid sequence MTIKPLIILPDPVLRQVSKPIERVDADLKRLADDMLETMYDAPGIGLAAIQVGVPRRMLVIDVSREGEEKQPQVFINPELLKSSGERSVYEEGCLSIPDYYAEVERPAAVTVKYLDRDGKEQTVEADGLLATCLQHEIDHLNGVLFIDHISRLKREMVIKKFTKAAKSKAI; translated from the coding sequence ATGACCATCAAGCCACTTATAATTCTTCCAGATCCCGTCCTCCGCCAGGTTTCCAAGCCGATCGAGCGGGTCGATGCCGATCTCAAGCGTCTTGCCGACGATATGCTGGAAACGATGTATGACGCGCCGGGCATCGGTCTGGCTGCAATTCAGGTCGGCGTGCCGCGCCGTATGCTGGTGATCGACGTTTCGCGCGAGGGCGAGGAAAAACAGCCGCAGGTCTTCATCAATCCGGAGCTCCTCAAGTCTTCGGGTGAGCGATCTGTCTATGAAGAAGGCTGCCTTTCCATCCCGGACTACTATGCCGAGGTCGAGCGTCCGGCGGCTGTGACGGTCAAATACCTCGATCGCGACGGCAAGGAGCAGACGGTGGAGGCCGATGGCCTTCTCGCCACTTGCCTACAGCATGAGATCGACCATTTGAACGGCGTACTCTTCATAGATCATATCTCGCGGCTGAAGCGCGAAATGGTGATCAAGAAGTTCACGAAGGCGGCGAAGTCGAAGGCGATTTAG